The following proteins are encoded in a genomic region of Variovorax paradoxus:
- a CDS encoding chemotaxis protein CheB produces MPKSKPSSPSRADERKLTPSTLSFPVIGIGASAGGLEALIRFFEQMPADAGMAFVVILHLSPEHESNAADILQRSTHMPVKQVTQPMPVEADHVYVIPPGVELTMNDGYLRVAPSERVKGQHVAVDVFFRAMAEVHRERAVCIVMSGTGSDGAVGLTRVKENGGVAIAQTPEDAAHDGMPRAAIATGMVDIVLPAADMGQRLVEHWRNAQRIRMPYGEQAEFAQEPDSDAAAKAAEKALQEIMAQLRTYTRHDFRHYKRATVLRRIERRLQVNRLADLPAYRDFLHDHPEEAGPLLQDMLISVTNFFRDAEAFEALERDAIPLLIENRQAGEQVRAWVAGCATGEEAYSLGMLLREQIDRQSKPLGIQIFATDIDERAIATARRGLYAQGIAEDISPSRLRQFFVAEQDQYRIATSVREPVLFALHNLLRDPPFSRLDIICCRNLLIYLDRAAQAHVLEMFRIALRPGGYLFLGTSESIDAVGNLFTAVDKKNRIYRVNTELPPGRHMPLISDAPVKPGSPVPLAALRSPKRAAGLSFAELHQRALEQFSPPSVLIDSEHDVLHLSNGVGRFLERASGEPSNNLLNNVRPDLRLELRTALFKAAQTSRSVEARLLQSREDGRQVFLNITVRPLQQQEEGAPQLTLVVFDEVEDSMRAEGGEPADAARELLIGQMEDEIRQLKLHLQDTIEGAETSTEELKASNEELQAINEELRSATEELETSKEELQSMNEELVTVNFELKMKVEERGHINDDLQNLIASSEIATVFVDRGMHIKRYTPHASNLFNLIQSDIGRSLFDITSRLDYPQLADDTASAFKELRISERHVTSVDGRHFMARILPYRTAEDKIEGAILNFFDITDLHTAEERVRAGEERLRLVAATTRDFAIITTDDQGLITSWNAGAQRIFGYTEEEMLHRPLAVIFTAEDQANGVPELEMRRAVERGRAEDERWHQRKDGSRFFCSGVTTPVEPTAGGGFAKIARDMTGTKQHELAQEQRLFKEKKASLSAQAANELKDQFLAVMSHELKQPLNLIQMNAELLMHMPNTAEQPAVRRVGETIKRAVASQTRIINDLLDLSRIRTGKLRLNRVAVDLGELVQTTAHAAVSDVAGKKLVLDAHCEAGVRCSGDRVRMEQIVWNLLSNAVKFTPDGGRISVRVVAEENFGKLTVADTGCGIDAEFLPQVFGMFNQASGDLTPPNGGLGIGLALVHELTRAHGGRVEVRSAGVGLGAEFSVWLPQVGAAVETSAERKPAEVSLSGWRVLAVDDYADALAPFAEVLRLEGAIVDVAQSAKRGLELLESNSYDLLVSDLGMPEMDGYQFIAEVRRRPATRELRSIAMSGFGRRADARRALEAGFNAHLPKPASIQDLKALIGKL; encoded by the coding sequence ATGCCCAAATCGAAGCCGTCTTCTCCCTCTCGCGCCGATGAACGCAAGCTCACGCCCAGCACGTTGAGCTTTCCGGTCATCGGCATCGGCGCTTCCGCGGGCGGGCTGGAAGCATTGATCCGCTTTTTCGAGCAGATGCCGGCCGACGCGGGCATGGCCTTCGTCGTCATCCTGCACCTGTCGCCCGAGCATGAGAGCAATGCCGCCGACATTCTTCAGCGTTCCACGCACATGCCCGTGAAGCAGGTCACGCAACCGATGCCGGTCGAGGCGGACCATGTCTACGTGATTCCGCCGGGTGTCGAGCTCACGATGAACGATGGCTACCTGCGGGTGGCCCCCAGCGAACGCGTCAAGGGCCAGCACGTGGCGGTGGACGTGTTCTTTCGCGCCATGGCCGAGGTGCACAGGGAACGTGCCGTCTGCATCGTGATGTCGGGTACCGGAAGCGACGGCGCGGTCGGCCTCACGCGCGTGAAGGAGAACGGCGGCGTTGCCATCGCGCAGACGCCCGAAGACGCGGCGCACGACGGCATGCCGCGCGCGGCCATTGCCACCGGCATGGTGGACATCGTGCTGCCGGCGGCCGACATGGGCCAGCGCCTGGTCGAGCATTGGCGCAACGCCCAGCGCATTCGCATGCCATATGGCGAGCAGGCCGAATTCGCCCAGGAGCCCGACAGCGACGCCGCGGCCAAGGCGGCCGAAAAGGCGCTGCAGGAAATCATGGCGCAGCTGCGCACCTACACGCGGCACGACTTCCGCCACTACAAGCGCGCCACGGTGCTGCGCCGCATCGAACGCCGGCTGCAGGTGAACCGCCTGGCCGACCTGCCGGCCTATCGCGACTTCCTGCACGACCACCCCGAAGAAGCGGGGCCGCTGCTGCAGGACATGCTCATCAGCGTGACCAATTTCTTTCGCGACGCCGAAGCCTTCGAGGCGCTCGAGCGCGATGCGATTCCGCTGCTGATCGAAAACAGGCAGGCCGGCGAGCAGGTGCGCGCGTGGGTGGCGGGCTGCGCCACGGGCGAGGAAGCCTATTCGCTCGGCATGTTGCTGCGTGAACAGATCGACCGGCAGTCCAAGCCGCTCGGCATCCAGATCTTTGCCACCGACATCGACGAGCGTGCCATTGCCACGGCGCGCCGCGGCCTCTACGCGCAGGGCATTGCCGAGGACATCTCGCCTTCGCGGCTGCGGCAGTTCTTCGTGGCCGAACAAGACCAGTACCGCATCGCGACCTCAGTGCGCGAGCCGGTGCTCTTCGCGCTGCACAACCTGCTGCGCGACCCGCCGTTCTCGCGGCTGGACATCATCTGCTGCCGCAACCTGTTGATCTATCTCGACCGTGCGGCACAGGCCCATGTGCTGGAGATGTTCCGCATCGCGCTGCGGCCCGGCGGCTACCTGTTTCTGGGCACATCGGAGTCGATCGACGCGGTGGGGAACCTGTTCACCGCGGTCGACAAGAAGAACCGCATCTACCGCGTGAACACCGAGTTGCCGCCGGGGCGCCACATGCCGCTGATCAGCGATGCGCCGGTCAAGCCGGGCTCGCCGGTGCCGCTGGCGGCGCTGCGCTCGCCCAAGCGTGCCGCCGGCCTGAGTTTTGCAGAGCTGCACCAGCGCGCGCTGGAGCAGTTTTCACCGCCGAGCGTGCTCATCGACAGCGAGCACGACGTGCTGCACCTGTCCAACGGCGTCGGCCGCTTTCTCGAGCGGGCCAGCGGCGAGCCGTCGAACAACCTGCTGAACAACGTGCGGCCCGACTTGCGGCTGGAACTGCGGACCGCGCTCTTCAAGGCCGCGCAGACCTCCCGCAGCGTGGAAGCCCGGCTGCTGCAGAGCCGGGAGGACGGCCGGCAGGTGTTTCTCAACATCACGGTGCGGCCGCTGCAGCAGCAGGAGGAGGGCGCGCCGCAGCTCACGCTCGTGGTTTTCGACGAGGTGGAAGACAGCATGCGCGCGGAAGGCGGCGAGCCGGCCGACGCGGCGCGCGAGCTGCTCATCGGCCAGATGGAAGACGAGATCCGCCAGCTCAAGCTGCACCTCCAGGACACCATCGAAGGCGCCGAAACCTCGACCGAGGAACTGAAGGCCTCCAACGAGGAGCTGCAGGCCATCAACGAGGAGCTTCGCTCCGCCACCGAAGAACTCGAGACCAGCAAGGAAGAGCTGCAATCGATGAACGAAGAGCTCGTGACGGTGAACTTCGAGCTCAAGATGAAGGTGGAAGAGCGCGGCCACATCAACGACGACCTGCAGAACCTGATCGCGTCGTCCGAGATTGCGACCGTGTTCGTGGACCGCGGCATGCACATCAAGCGCTACACGCCGCATGCGAGCAATCTGTTCAACCTGATCCAGTCGGACATCGGGCGTTCGCTGTTCGACATCACCAGCCGGCTCGACTACCCGCAGCTTGCGGACGACACGGCCTCGGCCTTCAAGGAGCTGCGCATCAGCGAGCGGCATGTCACCAGCGTGGACGGGCGGCATTTTATGGCGCGGATACTCCCCTACCGCACGGCGGAAGACAAGATCGAAGGCGCGATCCTGAACTTCTTCGACATCACCGACCTGCACACCGCCGAGGAGCGGGTGCGCGCGGGCGAAGAGCGGCTGCGCCTGGTGGCCGCCACCACGCGCGACTTTGCCATCATCACCACGGACGACCAGGGCCTGATCACGAGCTGGAACGCCGGTGCCCAGCGCATCTTCGGCTACACCGAGGAAGAAATGCTGCACCGGCCCCTCGCGGTGATCTTCACCGCGGAAGACCAGGCGAACGGGGTGCCCGAGCTCGAAATGCGCCGCGCCGTGGAACGGGGCCGGGCCGAAGACGAGCGTTGGCATCAGCGCAAGGACGGCAGCCGATTTTTCTGCAGCGGCGTCACCACGCCGGTGGAGCCCACTGCGGGCGGCGGTTTCGCCAAGATCGCGCGCGACATGACCGGCACCAAGCAGCACGAGCTCGCGCAGGAGCAACGGCTTTTCAAGGAAAAGAAAGCCAGCCTCAGCGCGCAGGCGGCCAACGAGCTCAAGGACCAGTTCCTCGCCGTGATGTCGCACGAACTGAAGCAGCCGCTCAACCTGATCCAGATGAACGCCGAGCTGCTGATGCACATGCCGAACACCGCGGAGCAGCCGGCGGTGCGGCGGGTGGGAGAGACCATCAAGCGCGCCGTGGCCAGCCAGACGCGCATCATCAACGACCTGCTCGATCTCTCGCGCATCCGCACCGGCAAGCTGCGCCTGAACCGCGTGGCGGTCGACCTGGGTGAGCTGGTGCAGACCACCGCGCACGCCGCGGTGAGCGACGTGGCGGGCAAGAAGCTGGTGTTGGACGCGCATTGCGAAGCCGGTGTGCGTTGCAGCGGCGACCGGGTGCGGATGGAGCAGATCGTCTGGAACCTGTTGAGCAACGCCGTCAAGTTCACGCCCGACGGCGGCCGCATTTCCGTTCGCGTGGTGGCCGAGGAGAATTTCGGCAAGCTGACCGTGGCCGACACCGGCTGCGGCATCGACGCGGAGTTTCTTCCGCAGGTGTTCGGCATGTTCAACCAGGCGAGCGGCGACTTGACGCCGCCCAATGGCGGCCTGGGCATCGGGCTCGCGCTGGTGCACGAACTCACGCGGGCGCACGGCGGCCGTGTCGAGGTCCGCTCGGCCGGTGTGGGCCTCGGGGCCGAGTTCAGCGTGTGGCTGCCGCAGGTGGGCGCGGCGGTCGAAACCTCGGCGGAAAGGAAGCCGGCCGAAGTGAGCCTCAGCGGCTGGCGCGTGCTCGCGGTGGACGACTATGCCGACGCCCTGGCCCCGTTCGCCGAGGTGCTGCGGCTCGAGGGCGCGATCGTCGATGTCGCGCAAAGCGCGAAACGAGGTCTTGAATTGCTCGAGTCGAACAGCTACGACCTGCTGGTGTCGGACCTCGGCATGCCCGAGATGGACGGCTACCAGTTCATTGCCGAGGTGCGGCGGCGGCCGGCCACGCGCGAGCTGCGTTCCATTGCCATGTCGGGCTTCGGCCGGCGCGCCGATGCACGCCGCGCGCTGGAAGCCGGCTTCAACGCGCACCTGCCGAAACCGGCATCCATCCAGGATCTCAAGGCGCTCAT
- a CDS encoding OBAP family protein, translating to MQSRIIFPLALGALLAACGGSNTASNVEAPGAGKSAKTATLETGAAALQDKPPLEALNAYLDGFHFYSGNMQAQMEAHHYCAMLNEELIQCVIYDGNVKNAKIMGVEYIVSDRLFKSLPAQEKALWHSHVHEVKSGQLVAPGIPQAAEHELMKKLVGTYGKTFHTWHTDLQKELPIGVPQVMMGFTADGQVNAGMVAERDKRFGIDSAEKKKSREDIPAPPIAEGANSWQTGKAVQIADPTGTDHHPPQGAAAAGPSPNK from the coding sequence ATGCAATCGCGAATCATCTTTCCGCTGGCCCTGGGAGCGCTGCTTGCGGCATGCGGCGGCAGCAACACGGCGTCGAACGTCGAGGCGCCGGGCGCCGGCAAGAGCGCGAAGACCGCGACGCTGGAAACCGGCGCCGCGGCGCTCCAGGACAAGCCGCCGCTCGAGGCGCTGAACGCGTACCTGGACGGCTTTCATTTCTACAGCGGCAACATGCAGGCGCAGATGGAAGCGCATCATTACTGCGCGATGCTCAACGAAGAGCTGATCCAGTGCGTGATCTACGACGGCAACGTGAAGAACGCCAAGATCATGGGCGTCGAGTACATCGTGAGCGACCGGCTTTTCAAGTCGCTGCCGGCGCAGGAAAAAGCCTTGTGGCACAGCCATGTGCACGAGGTGAAGTCGGGCCAGCTCGTCGCACCGGGCATTCCGCAGGCGGCCGAGCACGAACTCATGAAAAAGCTCGTCGGAACCTACGGCAAGACCTTTCACACCTGGCACACCGATCTGCAGAAGGAGCTCCCCATTGGCGTTCCCCAAGTCATGATGGGATTCACCGCCGACGGCCAGGTCAATGCCGGCATGGTCGCCGAACGCGACAAGCGCTTCGGCATCGACTCCGCCGAAAAGAAAAAGAGCCGCGAGGACATTCCCGCCCCACCGATTGCCGAAGGCGCGAACAGCTGGCAGACCGGCAAGGCGGTGCAGATTGCGGACCCCACCGGGACCGATCACCACCCACCCCAGGGCGCCGCCGCGGCGGGACCATCGCCGAACAAGTAG
- the ctaD gene encoding cytochrome c oxidase subunit I: MSPTHHPFASLAANDALTAADAHDEHHAMPHGWRRWVLATNHKDIGTLYLLFSLTMLMVGGILALGIRAELFQPGLQLLNPELYNQFVTIHGLVMVFGAIMPAFVGFANWMIPLQVGASDMAFARMNNFSFWLLPPAGLMLIAPFFTADGAAASGWTLYPPLSLQMGPAMDAGIFAVHIMGASSIMGAINIIVTILNMRAPGMPLMKMPMFCWTWLITAYLLIAVMPVLAGAVTMLLTDRHFGTSFFNPAGGGDPVLFQHIFWFFGHPEVYIMILPAFGIISQVVPAFSRKRLFGYASMVYATASIAILSFIVWAHHMFTTGMPVTGQLFFMYATMLVAVPTAVKVFNWIATMWQSSLRLETPMLFALGFIFVFSIGGLSGVILSISPIDIQVHDTHYVVAHFHYVLVAGSLFAMFSGYYYWSPKWTGVMYDELRGQIHFWVSIASFNVGFFPLHFLGLAGMPRRYADYPMQFSDFNHIASIGAFVFALAQAYFVFFVVLPAMRKRGKPAPAKPWEGAEGLEWEVPSPAPFHTFETPPRLDSTATRVVG; encoded by the coding sequence ATGAGCCCCACACACCATCCATTCGCTTCCCTCGCCGCGAACGATGCCCTCACGGCCGCCGATGCGCACGACGAGCACCATGCCATGCCCCACGGCTGGCGCCGCTGGGTGCTGGCCACCAACCACAAGGACATCGGCACGCTCTACCTGCTCTTCAGCCTCACGATGCTGATGGTGGGCGGCATTCTCGCGCTGGGCATTCGCGCCGAGTTGTTCCAGCCGGGGCTGCAGCTTCTCAACCCCGAGCTCTACAACCAGTTCGTCACCATCCACGGGCTGGTGATGGTCTTCGGCGCGATCATGCCCGCCTTCGTGGGCTTTGCGAACTGGATGATCCCGCTGCAGGTGGGCGCATCGGACATGGCCTTTGCGCGCATGAACAACTTCAGCTTCTGGCTGCTGCCGCCCGCCGGGCTGATGCTGATTGCGCCCTTCTTCACGGCCGACGGTGCCGCCGCTTCGGGCTGGACGCTCTACCCGCCCCTGAGCCTTCAGATGGGCCCCGCCATGGACGCCGGCATCTTCGCGGTGCACATCATGGGCGCGAGTTCGATCATGGGCGCCATCAACATCATCGTCACCATTTTGAACATGCGCGCGCCCGGCATGCCGCTCATGAAGATGCCGATGTTCTGCTGGACCTGGCTCATCACCGCGTACCTGCTGATCGCGGTGATGCCGGTGCTGGCCGGCGCGGTGACCATGCTGCTCACCGACCGACATTTCGGCACCAGCTTCTTCAACCCCGCGGGCGGCGGCGACCCGGTGCTGTTCCAGCACATCTTCTGGTTCTTCGGCCACCCCGAGGTCTACATCATGATCCTGCCGGCCTTCGGCATCATCAGCCAGGTGGTGCCGGCCTTCTCGCGCAAGCGGCTGTTCGGCTATGCGTCGATGGTCTATGCCACGGCTTCCATCGCGATTCTCTCGTTCATCGTTTGGGCGCACCACATGTTCACCACCGGCATGCCGGTGACGGGGCAGCTCTTCTTCATGTACGCCACCATGCTGGTGGCGGTGCCCACGGCGGTGAAGGTGTTCAACTGGATCGCGACCATGTGGCAGTCTTCGCTGAGGCTCGAAACGCCCATGCTGTTCGCGCTGGGCTTCATCTTCGTTTTTTCCATCGGCGGACTCAGCGGGGTGATTCTTTCGATCTCGCCCATCGACATCCAGGTGCACGACACGCATTACGTGGTGGCGCACTTCCACTATGTGCTGGTGGCCGGCTCGCTGTTTGCCATGTTCTCGGGCTACTACTACTGGTCGCCCAAATGGACCGGCGTGATGTACGACGAGCTTCGCGGCCAGATTCATTTCTGGGTGTCGATCGCCAGCTTCAACGTGGGCTTCTTTCCCTTGCATTTTCTTGGGCTCGCGGGCATGCCGCGCCGCTATGCGGACTATCCGATGCAGTTCTCGGACTTCAACCACATCGCCAGCATCGGCGCGTTCGTCTTCGCGCTCGCGCAGGCCTACTTCGTCTTCTTCGTCGTGCTGCCGGCCATGAGGAAGCGCGGGAAACCCGCGCCCGCCAAACCGTGGGAAGGCGCCGAAGGGCTCGAGTGGGAGGTGCCTTCACCCGCGCCCTTTCATACCTTCGAGACGCCGCCCCGGCTGGACAGCACCGCCACCCGGGTCGTCGGCTGA
- a CDS encoding Coenzyme F420 hydrogenase/dehydrogenase, beta subunit C-terminal domain, translated as MRLDRHGELKPEGPAAWLRQGTEAFSRTCPFSPAARNETELAAGLFPEAVHDDPLVGRFHSAYVGHAEEGNFRAHGSSGGMVSWTVSELLRTGRVDAVAHVVPSDDERFFRYRLSRTPEEIDAGAKSRYYPVEMSEVLETIRAVPGRYAVVGVPCFIKAVQLLRREDPLMRERIAFTLGLFCGHMKSARLVESFAYQMGVGVEDIRAVEYRLKDARRPANWYTAQLTLRDGRSVQRDWFHLAEGDWGSGFFQNEACNFCDDVVSETADISFGDAWVEPYSSDGRGTNVVIVRSPVLHALVADAVAAGRLCLAPVDAAFLAQTQAAGFRQRREGLAYRLSWRRPGRHRSLQPVKRVRPGRALPWRRKLIYRMRAAITRWSRRLFALARSTGSRSLYVRWARGALALYHALAYSRGRLGSWMARLAPDDPGGR; from the coding sequence ATGCGTCTCGACCGGCACGGCGAACTCAAGCCGGAGGGGCCCGCGGCGTGGCTGCGACAGGGCACCGAGGCCTTCTCGCGCACCTGCCCGTTCTCTCCCGCGGCGCGCAACGAGACCGAGCTTGCGGCCGGACTTTTCCCCGAAGCCGTTCACGACGACCCGCTGGTAGGACGCTTTCACAGCGCCTACGTAGGGCATGCAGAAGAAGGAAATTTTCGCGCGCACGGCAGCTCCGGCGGCATGGTCAGCTGGACCGTCTCCGAATTGCTGCGCACGGGGCGGGTCGATGCCGTGGCCCACGTCGTGCCGTCGGACGACGAGCGGTTCTTTCGCTACCGCTTGTCGCGCACGCCCGAGGAGATCGATGCCGGCGCCAAGTCTCGCTACTACCCGGTGGAAATGTCCGAGGTGCTCGAGACGATACGCGCCGTGCCGGGCCGGTATGCGGTGGTCGGCGTGCCCTGCTTCATCAAGGCGGTGCAACTGCTGCGCCGCGAAGACCCGCTGATGCGCGAGCGCATCGCATTCACGCTGGGCCTGTTTTGCGGCCACATGAAAAGCGCGCGCCTGGTCGAAAGCTTTGCCTACCAGATGGGCGTGGGTGTCGAAGACATCCGCGCCGTGGAGTACCGCCTGAAGGACGCCCGGCGGCCCGCCAACTGGTACACCGCGCAACTCACCCTGCGCGACGGACGCAGCGTGCAGCGCGACTGGTTCCATCTGGCCGAGGGAGACTGGGGCTCCGGCTTTTTCCAGAACGAGGCCTGCAACTTCTGCGACGACGTCGTTTCCGAAACCGCCGACATTTCGTTCGGCGACGCATGGGTCGAGCCCTATTCGTCCGACGGGCGTGGGACCAACGTGGTGATCGTGCGCTCCCCGGTGCTGCATGCGCTCGTGGCCGATGCAGTCGCCGCGGGTCGCCTCTGCCTGGCGCCCGTCGATGCGGCATTTCTTGCGCAGACGCAGGCGGCCGGCTTCCGCCAGCGGCGCGAAGGGCTGGCTTACAGGCTCAGCTGGCGGCGCCCGGGGCGGCATCGCAGCCTGCAGCCGGTCAAGCGGGTGCGCCCCGGCCGCGCCCTGCCCTGGCGCCGAAAACTCATCTACCGCATGCGCGCCGCCATCACCCGGTGGAGCCGGCGCCTGTTCGCGCTCGCACGATCGACGGGCAGCCGTTCGCTGTATGTGCGATGGGCCCGCGGCGCGCTGGCGCTGTACCACGCACTGGCGTATTCCAGGGGCCGCCTCGGTTCATGGATGGCGCGCCTGGCACCCGACGACCCGGGCGGCCGCTGA
- a CDS encoding DUF2244 domain-containing protein — MPRDIEHAAPATAHATAHAEASAEGSARAAVRWTLTRNLATTPRIFMLHMGAAAGGSCAIGIGFWVAGYPLVFGFCACQALALLSAMVHYTIHALDGEQLVLTGETLEVQCIRGFRSTTVRLNPCWTRLEFPAGSEPPTLCSGRTRVPVAVHLGAAQRRKFAEDFSRLLAGARTLDSAP, encoded by the coding sequence ATGCCCCGCGACATCGAGCACGCCGCACCTGCGACAGCACATGCCACAGCCCATGCCGAAGCATCCGCTGAGGGCAGCGCACGCGCCGCCGTGCGCTGGACCCTCACGCGCAATCTCGCGACGACGCCGCGCATCTTCATGCTGCACATGGGCGCGGCGGCGGGCGGCAGTTGCGCGATCGGCATCGGATTCTGGGTCGCGGGCTATCCGCTGGTGTTCGGCTTCTGCGCCTGCCAGGCACTGGCGCTCCTGTCGGCCATGGTTCATTACACGATTCACGCGCTCGACGGCGAGCAGCTCGTGCTGACCGGCGAAACGCTCGAAGTGCAATGCATTCGCGGCTTTCGTTCGACCACTGTTCGCCTGAATCCTTGCTGGACCCGCCTTGAATTTCCGGCGGGCTCGGAACCACCGACGTTGTGCAGCGGCCGCACCCGCGTGCCCGTGGCCGTGCACCTGGGCGCTGCGCAGCGCCGCAAGTTCGCCGAAGACTTCAGCCGCCTGCTGGCCGGCGCGCGGACACTCGACAGCGCGCCATGA
- a CDS encoding polysaccharide pyruvyl transferase family protein translates to MHPMKIGVLTFHRCINYGSYWQARCLVEALRDMGHRAVLLDHHSHRVDMAEWRCALRPVLPTPVSAADRKLYGQKTRKFLASIHALPRSRRFALDHPEEMEDFDTVVVGSDEVWNLSHPWYGQCPLFFGERLRAKRLIAYAASFGNYPVEQGLPQHWARMLHQFHRVSVRDGNSRALLGRALGHAPELVLDPCLQFAPPPDSGRERGARHVAVYGHNFSGWFAARMREWARKRNMRLVSIGYRNDWADTQWLTAGPEDFARFMADADAVATNFFHGCVFALRNRKPFLCENSPYRAIKIQDLLSALGAQSHLADAATPAVRCDASLSEPLAPSIDARIAAMRASSAEYLHQALQEEPDSRASGCAHA, encoded by the coding sequence ATGCACCCGATGAAGATCGGCGTGCTCACCTTTCACCGCTGCATCAACTACGGCTCGTATTGGCAGGCGCGTTGCCTGGTGGAAGCCTTGCGCGACATGGGCCACCGCGCCGTGCTGCTCGACCACCACTCGCATCGCGTGGACATGGCCGAATGGCGCTGCGCGCTCCGCCCGGTGCTGCCCACACCGGTGTCCGCCGCGGACCGGAAGCTCTACGGGCAGAAGACACGCAAGTTTCTGGCATCGATCCACGCGCTCCCCCGCTCGCGCCGCTTCGCACTGGACCATCCCGAAGAAATGGAAGACTTCGACACGGTGGTGGTCGGCAGCGACGAAGTGTGGAACCTCTCTCATCCCTGGTATGGCCAGTGCCCCCTGTTCTTCGGCGAGCGCTTGCGCGCGAAGCGGCTCATCGCATACGCGGCCAGCTTCGGCAACTACCCGGTCGAGCAAGGTTTGCCGCAACATTGGGCACGGATGCTGCACCAATTCCATCGCGTGTCTGTGCGCGACGGCAACTCGCGCGCGCTGCTGGGCAGGGCGCTCGGGCACGCCCCCGAACTGGTGCTCGACCCTTGCCTGCAGTTCGCGCCGCCGCCCGATTCGGGCAGGGAACGGGGGGCGCGCCATGTCGCCGTGTACGGCCACAACTTCAGCGGATGGTTCGCGGCACGCATGCGCGAGTGGGCCCGCAAGCGGAACATGCGGCTGGTGAGCATCGGCTACCGCAACGACTGGGCCGACACCCAGTGGCTCACCGCGGGCCCCGAGGATTTCGCGCGCTTCATGGCCGATGCGGACGCGGTCGCAACCAACTTCTTTCACGGCTGCGTGTTCGCGCTCCGCAACCGCAAACCGTTTCTCTGCGAGAACTCGCCCTACCGGGCGATCAAGATCCAGGATCTTCTGTCCGCTCTGGGTGCGCAGAGCCATCTCGCGGATGCCGCCACGCCGGCTGTGCGTTGCGACGCCAGCCTGTCGGAGCCGTTGGCGCCCTCGATCGACGCGCGCATCGCGGCCATGCGCGCCTCATCGGCGGAATACCTCCACCAGGCGCTGCAGGAAGAACCGGATTCCCGCGCATCGGGGTGCGCCCATGCATGA